In one window of Zhongshania aliphaticivorans DNA:
- a CDS encoding LexA family protein, giving the protein MANSNFYPGRLLPAIGRQLRLPLFYDTVSAGFPSPAEEYLEQSIDLNEHLVSHPSSTFFVRACGDSMIELGIFDGDLLLVDRALEAKQGDVVIAAIDGQLTCKVLDLKNRQLLPANAKHKAIKLPEEMDLVIEGVVPAHIRYHRHWPW; this is encoded by the coding sequence ATGGCGAACTCCAACTTTTATCCCGGTAGGTTACTCCCTGCCATTGGGCGGCAGCTTCGTCTCCCGCTGTTTTACGACACTGTTTCCGCAGGTTTTCCCAGCCCCGCAGAGGAATATTTAGAGCAGAGTATAGACTTGAATGAGCACTTGGTGAGCCATCCCTCATCGACGTTCTTTGTGCGCGCCTGTGGTGATTCAATGATAGAGCTGGGGATCTTTGATGGCGATTTACTGTTGGTCGATCGCGCCTTAGAGGCCAAACAGGGCGATGTGGTAATTGCCGCCATTGATGGTCAGCTCACCTGTAAGGTGTTGGATTTAAAAAACCGCCAGCTGCTTCCGGCCAATGCCAAGCATAAGGCGATCAAATTACCAGAAGAGATGGATCTGGTGATTGAGGGGGTAGTGCCGGCCCATATTCGCTATCACCGCCATTGGCCTTGGTGA
- a CDS encoding site-specific integrase yields MAKITVRKETGTLLFDFNYRGARCREQTTLKDTKTNRRKMEKVLERIEQEIVAGTFDYARFFPGSNRASQFESSAPVSASVVQGTVANNVVVPPSVVAPVVVERTTLTFVEFTAIWLRENGAIWRNNTLRAAKVQVNGYLLPRFGSKQLHQILKADCLAFRADIAAPGGSIKNRTLSAKTVNEIMQVLGAILAEGADRYEFPNPMQNVKRLKAPKVHIDPMSFDEVEKFISAVRPDYKQYFIVRFFTGLRTGEVHGLQWKYIDFERREILVRETYSHLGKEYTKNDGSQREVHMSEPVYQALKAQHTASAHLSEYVFCTRIGTPIDPLNVNKRIWKPTLKLLGMKDRRFYQTRHTAATLWLASGEAPEWIAKQMGHTSTEMLFKVYSRYVPNLTRQDGSAFERLLLQRMGGNIQ; encoded by the coding sequence ATGGCTAAAATTACTGTCCGAAAGGAAACAGGAACTCTCCTTTTTGATTTTAACTATAGGGGTGCACGCTGCCGTGAACAAACTACCCTCAAAGACACTAAAACTAACCGTCGTAAGATGGAAAAAGTCCTTGAGCGTATTGAGCAGGAAATCGTGGCTGGTACGTTTGATTATGCGCGGTTCTTTCCTGGTAGCAATCGTGCGAGTCAGTTCGAGAGTAGTGCTCCTGTATCCGCTTCTGTTGTGCAAGGGACGGTGGCTAATAACGTCGTTGTACCTCCCTCTGTAGTTGCTCCGGTTGTTGTAGAGCGTACAACATTAACCTTTGTTGAGTTCACCGCAATTTGGCTGCGTGAGAATGGTGCTATATGGCGAAACAATACGTTGAGAGCTGCAAAGGTGCAGGTGAATGGTTACCTATTACCACGCTTTGGTTCAAAGCAACTGCATCAAATTCTAAAGGCTGACTGTTTAGCCTTTCGGGCAGATATCGCAGCACCAGGTGGCAGCATCAAAAACCGAACACTGTCAGCTAAAACCGTGAATGAAATTATGCAGGTCTTGGGTGCCATTCTCGCCGAGGGAGCAGACCGCTATGAATTCCCTAACCCCATGCAAAATGTAAAACGGCTCAAGGCACCGAAGGTGCATATCGACCCCATGTCATTCGACGAGGTCGAGAAGTTTATTTCCGCAGTACGTCCAGATTATAAACAGTATTTCATTGTGCGGTTTTTTACTGGTTTACGAACAGGGGAGGTGCACGGTCTTCAGTGGAAATACATCGACTTTGAGCGTCGCGAAATCCTTGTTCGAGAAACCTATAGCCACCTCGGTAAGGAATACACCAAGAATGATGGCTCACAACGTGAAGTCCACATGTCGGAGCCGGTGTATCAAGCCCTTAAGGCACAGCACACCGCGTCAGCTCATCTTAGTGAGTATGTGTTCTGTACTCGCATTGGTACGCCTATAGACCCGCTGAACGTCAATAAGCGGATATGGAAGCCAACCCTGAAATTACTGGGCATGAAAGACCGTCGCTTTTATCAAACACGTCATACCGCAGCAACGCTCTGGCTTGCGTCTGGTGAAGCCCCTGAATGGATAGCTAAGCAAATGGGGCACACCAGTACTGAGATGTTATTTAAAGTTTACTCGCGTTACGTGCCTAACTTGACCCGTCAAGATGGTTCAGCGTTCGAACGGTTGTTACTACAGAGAATGGGAGGGAATATCCAATGA
- a CDS encoding helix-turn-helix domain-containing protein, whose amino-acid sequence MIRVRLKEMLADKEFREGKSATMVDVSEATGIHRATLSKIGKNRGYNPTLDIIDRLCDYFDCDITDLLVRAPNPVTEES is encoded by the coding sequence ATGATAAGAGTTCGTTTAAAGGAAATGCTCGCAGACAAAGAGTTTCGCGAAGGCAAATCAGCAACAATGGTTGACGTGTCCGAGGCGACAGGTATCCATCGAGCAACACTTTCTAAAATTGGGAAAAATCGAGGCTACAATCCAACGCTCGACATTATTGATCGCCTTTGTGACTATTTTGATTGCGATATAACTGACCTGTTAGTACGCGCACCAAACCCCGTGACAGAGGAAAGCTAA
- the queC gene encoding 7-cyano-7-deazaguanine synthase QueC, translating into MVKKAVVLVSGGLDSATVLAQARAAGYECYALAFDYGQRHRAELVAAKRVAESGGAAAFKIINLDLSSIGGSALTDMNIDVPDAGASGIPITYVPARNTVFLSIALGWAEVLNANDIFIGVNAVDYSGYPDCRPAFIEAFETLANVATKAGVEGNGMHIHTPLMALSKADIVKAGTQLGVDYAQTVSCYQANDKGEACGRCDSCYLRREGFEQAGIIDPTRYS; encoded by the coding sequence TTGGTAAAGAAAGCAGTGGTACTGGTGTCTGGTGGCTTAGATAGCGCCACGGTATTGGCTCAGGCGCGAGCAGCTGGCTATGAGTGTTATGCATTAGCATTTGATTATGGTCAAAGACATAGAGCCGAATTGGTTGCCGCAAAGCGTGTTGCCGAATCGGGTGGAGCCGCAGCGTTTAAAATCATTAATTTGGATTTAAGTAGTATTGGTGGCTCCGCGCTCACAGATATGAATATTGACGTTCCTGATGCTGGAGCAAGTGGTATTCCAATTACATACGTACCAGCTCGAAATACCGTCTTTTTGTCGATTGCCCTTGGTTGGGCCGAAGTGCTAAATGCCAATGATATTTTTATTGGCGTTAATGCAGTTGATTACTCGGGTTATCCGGATTGTCGTCCCGCATTTATAGAGGCGTTTGAAACACTTGCAAACGTAGCCACTAAGGCAGGTGTGGAGGGGAATGGAATGCATATTCATACGCCATTGATGGCCCTTAGCAAGGCAGACATTGTAAAGGCGGGTACTCAACTGGGTGTAGATTACGCTCAGACGGTGTCGTGTTATCAGGCTAATGATAAGGGTGAGGCCTGTGGTCGCTGTGATAGCTGCTATTTACGACGTGAAGGTTTTGAGCAGGCGGGCATCATCGATCCAACGCGCTATAGCTAA
- the queE gene encoding 7-carboxy-7-deazaguanine synthase QueE → MNTNTLRITEIFYSLQGESRTLGLPTVFVRLTGCPLRCVYCDTEYAFHGGERRLIDDILSEVASYKPRYVCVTGGEPLAQPECHTLLAALCDAGYQVSLETSGALSVAKVDARVSKVVDLKTPASGEMHRNLMDNIAFITSNDQVKFVLCDREDYDWARFQVDTHSLADKAGEVLFSPSFGQLNATDLANWIVDDNLPVRFQMQLHKILWNDAAGH, encoded by the coding sequence ATGAATACGAATACCTTGCGTATTACCGAAATTTTTTATTCTCTCCAGGGTGAGTCCCGCACCTTGGGTTTGCCTACCGTTTTTGTGCGCTTAACTGGTTGCCCATTGCGATGCGTGTATTGCGATACTGAATACGCATTTCATGGTGGTGAGCGTCGTCTTATTGACGATATTTTATCTGAAGTAGCATCTTATAAGCCACGCTATGTCTGTGTTACCGGTGGCGAGCCACTAGCGCAGCCAGAATGCCACACCCTGTTGGCGGCTCTGTGCGATGCAGGGTATCAAGTATCATTGGAAACCAGTGGTGCCTTGAGTGTTGCTAAGGTCGACGCGAGAGTGTCAAAAGTAGTCGATTTAAAGACTCCAGCTTCAGGTGAAATGCATCGTAATCTTATGGATAATATCGCCTTTATAACGAGTAATGATCAAGTAAAGTTTGTTTTATGCGATCGTGAAGATTATGACTGGGCACGATTTCAAGTTGATACACATAGCTTGGCAGATAAAGCGGGGGAGGTTTTATTCTCACCGAGCTTTGGTCAATTAAACGCGACAGACCTAGCTAATTGGATAGTTGATGACAATTTGCCCGTACGTTTTCAAATGCAATTGCATAAAATACTTTGGAATGATGCCGCAGGTCACTAA
- the ybgF gene encoding tol-pal system protein YbgF has protein sequence MRFIKPLFLLLPAACLSAQLWAQVPVVDVGSSRADTKSNRGMEGEMYQQLQLLRQEIMALRGTVEEQGYQLRQLKQQSLDRYIDIDRRLTASSDTAGSVDVTATVPAAISPVDGQVSAEESSSVSNPTAPSPTTTSSILDGDESSDYAKSYSLVKSASYKEAITAFTSYVEKYPSGRYTPNAWYWLGELYVAVKPQNLPAATEAFQRLLTDYPNHGKVPAAMYKLGTVYFLNDDKTKSQEMLTHVIDRYGNTGNSAVNKSREFLRKNF, from the coding sequence ATGCGGTTTATTAAACCACTGTTTCTGCTGCTGCCGGCAGCATGTTTATCGGCACAGTTGTGGGCGCAAGTCCCCGTTGTTGATGTAGGCTCCTCTCGCGCTGATACCAAGTCAAACCGAGGCATGGAAGGCGAGATGTATCAGCAATTGCAATTGCTACGTCAGGAAATTATGGCGTTGCGGGGAACGGTGGAAGAACAAGGGTATCAGTTACGCCAGTTAAAGCAGCAAAGCTTAGATCGATATATAGATATTGATCGACGCTTGACCGCGAGTAGTGATACAGCCGGTAGTGTCGATGTTACAGCAACAGTTCCGGCTGCTATTTCACCGGTAGATGGGCAGGTTTCAGCTGAAGAAAGTAGCAGTGTCAGTAATCCTACAGCGCCTTCACCTACCACGACTTCGTCAATACTCGATGGCGATGAATCATCAGATTATGCCAAATCGTATAGCTTAGTAAAAAGTGCGTCATACAAAGAAGCGATAACGGCGTTTACAAGTTACGTGGAAAAATACCCCTCTGGTCGGTATACACCTAATGCTTGGTACTGGCTTGGTGAACTATACGTCGCCGTAAAACCCCAGAACTTGCCCGCCGCGACAGAAGCATTTCAGCGATTGTTAACTGATTACCCCAATCACGGCAAAGTACCAGCAGCAATGTATAAGCTAGGTACCGTGTATTTTCTGAATGATGACAAGACCAAATCACAGGAAATGCTTACGCACGTTATTGATCGTTACGGCAACACGGGCAATTCAGCCGTGAATAAATCACGAGAGTTTCTCCGCAAGAATTTTTAA
- a CDS encoding OmpA family protein: MKYQAKNMFFGVAILSAMLVGCASTDTDSSGQAGADTVDTYTETTDTIKDTTYNTDEMASLETVFYFEFDQATLTVKARKALDAQIARLKKTTGPVRLEGHADERGTREYNIALGERRAISVADYMAINGIPRYRIETVSYGEERPLAFGQSESTYSQNRRVELK, translated from the coding sequence ATGAAATACCAAGCAAAAAATATGTTTTTTGGGGTCGCGATTTTGAGTGCGATGTTAGTAGGTTGTGCTTCAACTGATACTGATAGCAGTGGCCAAGCAGGCGCTGACACAGTAGATACGTACACAGAGACTACTGATACAATAAAAGACACAACCTATAACACTGACGAGATGGCAAGTCTCGAAACTGTATTTTATTTCGAGTTTGACCAAGCCACACTGACCGTAAAAGCACGTAAGGCATTGGATGCGCAAATTGCTCGTCTTAAAAAGACAACAGGACCTGTTCGTTTAGAGGGGCATGCGGATGAGCGTGGTACTCGCGAATATAATATTGCACTTGGAGAGCGTCGTGCGATTTCGGTTGCTGATTACATGGCAATCAATGGCATTCCACGCTACCGTATAGAAACTGTTAGCTACGGTGAAGAGCGTCCGCTTGCATTCGGTCAATCTGAATCAACGTACTCGCAAAACCGTCGTGTTGAACTGAAGTAA
- the tolB gene encoding Tol-Pal system beta propeller repeat protein TolB, translating into MLIRIITAIMFLAVSGLSTADLTIEINKGNDDPVPIAVVPFGWQSGLTVAEDIAAIVESDLHRSGQFAPLSRSDMLGRPQNSTEVYYRDWKSLGVDYVVVGTLSQEMTGSVTANYELLDVNTQRVILTGKESVSLDKPRYLAHSVSDKIYEKLTNIRGAFRTQLLYVSAVREGGNRTRFRLLKSDIDGANESVLFDSREPIMAPTWSPDGQKIAYVSFETTRPAIYIQDLRTNVRKQLTSFRGLNGAPAFSPDGSKMAMVLSKDGSPDIYVMDLASGNLQRVTNHFAIDTEPAWMPDGKSIVFTSDRGGKPQIYKVDVNSGSVERVTFSGDYNARARVLADGLGLVMVHRENGNFHIAVMDLKRNRVEILTTTNLDESPSVAPNASMLLYATQYDGKGVLAAVSIDGGVKYRLPSRFGDVREPAWSPFLQ; encoded by the coding sequence ATGTTAATACGGATTATTACAGCAATCATGTTTTTGGCGGTCAGCGGGCTTTCTACCGCTGATTTGACTATTGAAATTAATAAGGGAAATGACGATCCTGTTCCCATCGCCGTTGTCCCATTTGGATGGCAGTCTGGGCTCACGGTCGCAGAAGATATTGCCGCCATTGTTGAAAGTGATTTACATCGCAGTGGTCAGTTCGCCCCTTTAAGTCGATCTGATATGTTGGGGCGCCCACAAAACTCTACAGAAGTTTATTATCGTGACTGGAAGAGCCTTGGAGTTGATTACGTTGTTGTTGGGACGCTTTCACAGGAAATGACGGGCTCCGTAACGGCAAATTATGAACTTTTGGATGTAAATACCCAGCGCGTCATACTTACCGGCAAAGAATCGGTAAGCCTTGATAAGCCCCGTTATTTAGCGCATAGCGTAAGCGATAAAATATATGAAAAACTCACAAATATTCGTGGTGCTTTCCGTACCCAATTGCTTTATGTTTCTGCCGTTCGCGAAGGGGGTAACCGAACCCGCTTCCGTTTGCTGAAAAGCGATATTGATGGCGCTAATGAATCGGTGTTATTTGATAGTCGAGAGCCCATTATGGCGCCAACATGGTCGCCTGATGGACAGAAAATTGCCTATGTATCTTTTGAAACAACGCGTCCTGCTATTTATATTCAGGACTTGCGGACCAATGTGCGCAAGCAACTTACCTCGTTTAGAGGGTTGAATGGTGCGCCGGCGTTTTCACCGGATGGATCAAAAATGGCAATGGTGTTGTCAAAAGATGGCAGCCCCGATATATATGTAATGGATCTGGCGAGTGGTAACTTACAGCGAGTCACGAATCATTTTGCTATTGATACCGAGCCAGCATGGATGCCGGATGGAAAATCGATAGTGTTTACATCTGACCGCGGCGGCAAACCTCAGATTTATAAGGTTGACGTAAATAGCGGGTCAGTAGAGCGGGTTACCTTTAGTGGTGATTATAATGCTAGGGCGAGAGTGTTAGCAGATGGTCTAGGTTTAGTGATGGTGCATAGAGAAAATGGTAATTTTCATATCGCGGTTATGGATTTAAAGCGTAACCGTGTTGAAATTCTCACCACCACAAATTTAGATGAGTCACCTAGTGTGGCGCCAAACGCCAGTATGCTATTGTATGCTACGCAGTATGATGGCAAAGGTGTGTTGGCGGCAGTATCGATAGACGGCGGTGTGAAGTATCGATTGCCGTCGCGATTCGGGGATGTGCGCGAACCGGCTTGGTCGCCTTTTCTTCAATGA
- a CDS encoding cell envelope integrity protein TolA, translated as MNDFKLVPTAFTVVLHGVAIAFLLLGLPESTQVIKQNEKPLAIQAKLVIEKPVSRPVKPKPKPKPTKKPEVKPEVKPVKKPEPKPEVKPAPTPKPTPKGPTPEEVRKKKAEEKAKAEARQRALEEEIRQQQQKELADALASEDELMDEGELASTYIELIAKLIGQNWTLPPTARNGMKTTVRITTAPSGDIVGHQVVKSSGNPAFDDSATRAITRLGRIEELADLYKENPSVYNSKFKVFNFDFIPTDLRR; from the coding sequence ATGAATGATTTTAAGTTGGTGCCAACCGCGTTCACGGTAGTCCTTCATGGTGTGGCAATTGCTTTTCTGCTTTTGGGGCTTCCTGAGAGTACCCAGGTGATCAAGCAAAATGAAAAGCCCTTAGCGATTCAAGCGAAACTGGTGATAGAAAAGCCTGTGTCGCGGCCAGTGAAACCCAAGCCGAAACCGAAACCAACGAAAAAGCCTGAGGTCAAACCAGAGGTGAAGCCTGTTAAAAAGCCAGAGCCGAAACCCGAGGTTAAGCCAGCGCCAACACCAAAGCCTACGCCAAAAGGGCCAACACCCGAAGAAGTGCGTAAGAAAAAGGCTGAGGAAAAAGCCAAAGCAGAAGCTAGGCAGCGCGCCTTGGAAGAGGAGATTCGGCAGCAACAGCAGAAAGAGTTGGCTGATGCTTTAGCCTCTGAAGATGAGCTGATGGATGAGGGGGAGTTGGCGTCAACGTATATTGAGTTGATTGCAAAATTAATTGGCCAGAATTGGACTTTGCCGCCAACCGCTCGAAATGGCATGAAAACAACCGTGCGGATAACAACGGCGCCAAGTGGTGATATTGTTGGGCACCAGGTGGTTAAGAGTAGTGGTAACCCAGCGTTTGATGACTCAGCAACAAGAGCCATCACGAGGTTGGGCCGAATTGAAGAGTTGGCGGATTTGTATAAAGAGAACCCCAGCGTCTATAACAGTAAATTCAAAGTATTTAACTTTGACTTTATTCCCACAGATTTGAGGCGGTAA
- the tolR gene encoding protein TolR: MSRRNKRKPMSDINVVPYIDVMLVLLIVFMVTAPLLVQGVQVDLPQASTEPVPQTDDDPIVVSVDKAGKYYVTLGDPEKQGEPVALAEISDKLGKILRNKPKTPVMVKGDGAVDYASVIAAMAALQGAGATSIGLITEEPQSRSGAK, translated from the coding sequence ATGTCTCGGCGAAATAAACGCAAGCCCATGTCAGACATCAATGTCGTTCCATACATTGATGTCATGCTGGTCCTGCTGATTGTCTTTATGGTAACCGCGCCACTGTTAGTGCAGGGTGTGCAGGTAGATTTGCCTCAAGCATCGACAGAGCCTGTTCCGCAAACTGATGACGATCCTATTGTTGTGTCTGTGGACAAGGCGGGAAAATATTACGTCACCTTGGGAGACCCAGAAAAGCAAGGTGAGCCGGTAGCGTTAGCAGAAATCAGCGATAAACTGGGTAAAATTTTGCGTAACAAACCTAAAACGCCAGTAATGGTAAAAGGGGATGGTGCAGTTGATTATGCCAGTGTTATTGCTGCGATGGCGGCCTTGCAGGGAGCTGGAGCTACATCAATTGGCTTGATTACCGAGGAACCACAGTCGCGCAGTGGAGCGAAATAA
- the tolQ gene encoding protein TolQ, which translates to MGQELSIWQLVSQASVFVQLIMLILLLASVVSWYQIAQRMMYFGQAQKEMVRFESRFWSGTDLNTLYAEGSDKRGVMGMESVFRAGFKEFTRLAKKKLDSDAMMEACQRSMRVALSREEEAMESGLPFLATVGSTSPYVGLLGTVWGIMGSFHGLGQVQQATLATVAPGISEALVATAMGLIAAIPAVVSYNRFSAKVDSFAGKYETFSEEFSSILHRQIHSRD; encoded by the coding sequence GTGGGACAAGAACTTTCCATTTGGCAATTAGTGAGTCAAGCCAGCGTGTTTGTGCAGCTGATCATGCTGATATTGCTGCTAGCATCAGTGGTATCTTGGTATCAAATTGCTCAGCGCATGATGTATTTTGGTCAGGCGCAAAAAGAGATGGTGCGTTTTGAATCGCGCTTTTGGTCTGGGACAGACCTTAATACCTTGTACGCCGAGGGAAGCGATAAACGCGGTGTTATGGGGATGGAAAGTGTTTTTCGGGCTGGTTTTAAAGAATTTACTCGCTTGGCAAAAAAGAAGCTAGATTCTGATGCCATGATGGAGGCTTGTCAGCGCTCTATGCGAGTTGCTCTGTCTCGAGAAGAAGAGGCTATGGAGAGTGGGCTTCCATTTTTGGCGACAGTAGGGTCAACGAGTCCCTATGTAGGTTTGTTGGGAACAGTTTGGGGGATCATGGGGTCATTTCATGGTCTTGGGCAGGTTCAGCAGGCAACCTTGGCGACAGTAGCACCAGGTATTTCTGAGGCACTGGTAGCGACGGCTATGGGTTTGATTGCGGCGATTCCGGCAGTGGTTTCGTATAACCGTTTTTCAGCCAAAGTTGACTCTTTTGCCGGTAAGTACGAGACATTTTCAGAGGAGTTTTCCAGCATCCTGCATCGCCAAATTCATTCGCGAGATTAG
- the ybgC gene encoding tol-pal system-associated acyl-CoA thioesterase encodes MEFKMPLRVYMEDTDAGGIVFYVNYLKFFERARTEYMRELGFHKAAFIDDSLMFVVTGLSTKYLRPAKLDEQLIVTATVIAATKVSIHFKQQVYRGNEVLCDGDVKLACVDKLSLKPKRMPEALLSVLNRKNNKV; translated from the coding sequence ATGGAATTCAAAATGCCGTTGCGGGTCTACATGGAAGACACGGACGCCGGCGGGATCGTTTTTTATGTCAACTATTTAAAGTTTTTTGAGCGTGCCCGTACAGAGTACATGCGCGAACTAGGTTTTCATAAAGCCGCATTTATTGATGACTCGCTGATGTTTGTGGTCACCGGGTTATCGACAAAATATTTACGACCAGCCAAGTTGGATGAGCAACTTATTGTAACGGCTACGGTCATAGCGGCAACAAAAGTCTCGATACACTTTAAACAGCAGGTTTATCGTGGCAATGAGGTCTTATGTGACGGCGATGTAAAGTTAGCTTGTGTTGATAAGTTGAGCCTTAAGCCAAAACGAATGCCAGAAGCTCTATTATCAGTGTTAAATCGTAAAAACAACAAAGTGTAA
- the ruvB gene encoding Holliday junction branch migration DNA helicase RuvB — protein sequence MIEIDRLIAPDASEPLEERFDRAIRPKTLADYIGQPVVCEQMNIFVSAARMRSEPLDHTLIFGPPGLGKTTLANILANEMGVSLKTTSGPVLEKAGDLAALMTNLDAGDVLFIDEIHRLSSNIEEILYPAMEDYQLDIMIGEGPAARSIKLDLPPFTLVGATTRAGLLTSPLRDRFGIVQRLEFYGVNDLTTIVSRSAEILGMQLDRDGAYEIALRSRGTPRIANRLLRRVRDYAEVKSDGRVSKEIADQALNMLNVDGIGFDHLDRRLLLMMIERFGGGPVGVDSLAAAISEERGTIEDVLEPYLIQQGFIIRTPRGRVVTNHAYRHFGLPMPKSDDDGGDS from the coding sequence ATGATAGAAATTGACCGCTTAATAGCACCCGATGCAAGTGAGCCTTTAGAAGAGCGCTTTGATCGCGCAATCCGGCCGAAAACCTTAGCTGATTATATTGGTCAGCCAGTGGTGTGCGAGCAGATGAATATTTTTGTGAGTGCGGCTCGGATGCGTAGCGAACCCTTGGATCACACCCTCATTTTTGGCCCACCGGGTTTAGGTAAGACAACTTTGGCCAATATTTTAGCCAATGAAATGGGGGTGTCATTAAAAACGACATCCGGCCCCGTATTGGAAAAAGCCGGGGATTTGGCTGCCTTGATGACAAATTTAGATGCCGGTGATGTGTTGTTTATTGATGAAATTCATCGTCTCAGTTCAAATATAGAAGAGATATTATATCCGGCAATGGAAGACTACCAGCTGGATATTATGATTGGCGAGGGGCCTGCAGCGCGGTCTATTAAATTAGATTTGCCGCCATTTACGTTGGTGGGTGCCACAACCCGTGCCGGTTTGTTAACGTCGCCGCTGAGAGATCGCTTTGGCATAGTGCAGCGATTAGAATTCTACGGTGTTAATGACCTTACAACGATTGTCTCGCGTTCTGCTGAGATCCTAGGTATGCAACTAGATCGAGATGGCGCCTATGAGATAGCGCTGCGCTCTCGGGGAACGCCGCGGATAGCTAATAGGCTGTTGCGTCGTGTGCGAGATTACGCTGAGGTGAAGTCTGATGGGCGTGTGAGCAAAGAGATCGCAGATCAGGCATTAAATATGCTTAACGTTGATGGTATTGGTTTCGATCATTTGGATCGACGCTTACTACTAATGATGATCGAACGCTTTGGTGGTGGCCCTGTAGGGGTTGATAGCTTGGCTGCGGCTATTAGTGAAGAGCGAGGCACCATTGAAGATGTGCTGGAGCCATATTTAATTCAGCAAGGCTTTATTATTCGCACCCCAAGAGGGCGTGTAGTGACAAATCATGCTTATCGTCATTTTGGCTTGCCAATGCCAAAAAGTGATGACGATGGTGGTGATAGTTAA
- the ruvA gene encoding Holliday junction branch migration protein RuvA, translating into MIGRLRGVLIEKQAPEIVIDINGVGYEVQVPMTTIYSLPALGQVVSLYTQFIVREDAQQLYGFADVASRRLFRDLIKVNGVGPKLALTIMSGIASDDFVQCVQDGNTAALVRLPGVGKKTAERLVIEMRDRLQDWDLPASSTTAALGGLAKSNIAEAEAALVSLGYKPQEASKAIGAVKADNASSEDLIRAALKNMSK; encoded by the coding sequence ATGATAGGCCGATTACGTGGTGTATTGATAGAGAAGCAAGCGCCAGAAATTGTAATTGACATTAATGGTGTTGGCTACGAAGTGCAGGTGCCAATGACCACCATATACAGCTTGCCAGCCTTAGGCCAAGTGGTATCGCTTTACACCCAGTTTATAGTTCGCGAAGATGCACAACAGTTGTACGGCTTTGCTGATGTTGCGTCACGGCGTTTATTTCGTGATTTGATCAAGGTTAACGGGGTTGGTCCCAAGTTGGCGCTCACTATTATGTCGGGTATCGCTAGCGATGACTTTGTCCAATGTGTACAGGATGGGAATACCGCTGCTTTGGTTCGCTTGCCGGGGGTGGGAAAAAAAACCGCAGAACGTCTCGTCATTGAGATGCGTGACCGTTTACAAGACTGGGATTTACCGGCATCGAGCACTACTGCAGCGCTTGGTGGTTTGGCTAAATCCAATATTGCAGAAGCAGAAGCTGCGTTGGTGTCTCTAGGGTATAAGCCTCAAGAGGCGAGCAAGGCGATAGGTGCGGTAAAAGCGGATAACGCGAGTAGTGAGGATTTGATTCGCGCTGCTTTAAAAAACATGAGCAAGTAA
- the ruvC gene encoding crossover junction endodeoxyribonuclease RuvC — MTIILGVDPGSQKTGFGVIEAVGSRHRYIASGVIRLPRGALPARLDIIFKSLTSIIDEYSPAEAVVEEVFMAKSAGSALKLGQARGAAVVACVSNDVPVAEYTARQIKKAVVGTGAADKFQVQHMVKLLLKLPALPQEDAADALAAAICHANARQGLQSMAAEPALRLRRGRLK; from the coding sequence ATGACGATTATTTTGGGGGTCGACCCCGGATCACAAAAGACCGGCTTCGGTGTGATTGAGGCGGTTGGCAGTCGCCACCGCTACATTGCCAGTGGTGTGATACGCTTGCCACGGGGTGCGCTGCCTGCGCGCCTCGATATAATTTTTAAAAGTTTAACCAGCATTATTGACGAGTATTCTCCAGCCGAAGCGGTGGTAGAAGAAGTATTCATGGCGAAAAGTGCTGGATCAGCACTTAAATTGGGGCAGGCGCGCGGCGCGGCCGTGGTGGCTTGTGTCAGTAATGATGTACCAGTGGCTGAGTATACTGCTCGGCAAATTAAAAAGGCCGTTGTGGGAACCGGTGCTGCGGATAAATTTCAAGTACAGCACATGGTGAAGTTATTGCTTAAATTGCCGGCACTTCCTCAAGAAGACGCGGCTGATGCTTTGGCTGCAGCGATATGTCATGCAAATGCACGTCAGGGTTTGCAGAGTATGGCGGCAGAACCCGCGTTACGCTTGCGACGTGGGCGATTAAAATAA